A genomic window from Osmia bicornis bicornis chromosome 4, iOsmBic2.1, whole genome shotgun sequence includes:
- the LOC114875334 gene encoding UMP-CMP kinase isoform X1 translates to MFKVFVSGLRLFTMSAIQKPEVLFVLGGPGAGKGTLCRYITENYGYVHLSAGDLLREERAKPGSQYGELIENHIANGTIVPVAITCSLLDRAMQMSDNVHKRFLIDGFPRNQDNIDGWNEAMSDKCIIKGVLFCECSKEVCTQRCLKRGAAGSGRTDDNEEVLVKRHETYITNTMPIIEFFEKQGLVYKVNSMQSPNKVFEDAKNILSKIGW, encoded by the exons ATGTTTAAGGTATTTGTATCTGGACTGCGACTTTTTACGATGTCAGCAATCCAAAAACCCgaagttttatttgttttgGGAGGACCAGGTGCGGGTAAAGGCACACTATGTCGATACATAACAGAAAATTATGGTTATGTGCACTTGTCAGCTGGTGATCTGCTAAGAGAAGAACGCGCAAAGCCGGGCTCACAGTATGGGGAACTTATTGAAAATCATATTGCAAATGGAACGATCGTACCTGTTGCGATTACCTGTAGTCTTCTGGATCGTGCAATGCAAATGTCCGataatgtacataaaagaTTTTTGATCGATGGCTTTCCACGAAATCAAGACAACATCGATGGTTGGAATGAG GCAATGTCTgataaatgtataataaagGGAGTATTATTCTGTGAATGCAGTAAGGAAGTATGTACTCAGCGGTGTTTAAAACGTGGAGCTGCAGGAAGTGGAAGAACTGATGACAATGAAGAAGTATTAGTGAAAAGGCATGAAACTTATATTACAAATACCATGCCTATAATTGAATTCTTTGAAAAACAAGGCTTAGTTTATAAAGTAAACAGTATGCAGTCACCAAACAAAGTATTTGAAGATGCTAAGAACATTTTATCCAAAATAGGATGGTGA
- the LOC114875334 gene encoding UMP-CMP kinase isoform X2, translating into MSAIQKPEVLFVLGGPGAGKGTLCRYITENYGYVHLSAGDLLREERAKPGSQYGELIENHIANGTIVPVAITCSLLDRAMQMSDNVHKRFLIDGFPRNQDNIDGWNEAMSDKCIIKGVLFCECSKEVCTQRCLKRGAAGSGRTDDNEEVLVKRHETYITNTMPIIEFFEKQGLVYKVNSMQSPNKVFEDAKNILSKIGW; encoded by the exons ATGTCAGCAATCCAAAAACCCgaagttttatttgttttgGGAGGACCAGGTGCGGGTAAAGGCACACTATGTCGATACATAACAGAAAATTATGGTTATGTGCACTTGTCAGCTGGTGATCTGCTAAGAGAAGAACGCGCAAAGCCGGGCTCACAGTATGGGGAACTTATTGAAAATCATATTGCAAATGGAACGATCGTACCTGTTGCGATTACCTGTAGTCTTCTGGATCGTGCAATGCAAATGTCCGataatgtacataaaagaTTTTTGATCGATGGCTTTCCACGAAATCAAGACAACATCGATGGTTGGAATGAG GCAATGTCTgataaatgtataataaagGGAGTATTATTCTGTGAATGCAGTAAGGAAGTATGTACTCAGCGGTGTTTAAAACGTGGAGCTGCAGGAAGTGGAAGAACTGATGACAATGAAGAAGTATTAGTGAAAAGGCATGAAACTTATATTACAAATACCATGCCTATAATTGAATTCTTTGAAAAACAAGGCTTAGTTTATAAAGTAAACAGTATGCAGTCACCAAACAAAGTATTTGAAGATGCTAAGAACATTTTATCCAAAATAGGATGGTGA
- the LOC114875315 gene encoding 4-hydroxybenzoate polyprenyltransferase, mitochondrial, with the protein MITVRWCQHLFRTGKCLTSYIQSSQSRCVINQLYSCNKIHVSSFTQEKQNAENYKISTQDVLKPVKLLLDETTHLKAANVQSQQKNATFAAKIVNNSPPQIRPYLKLIRMDKPIGSWLLFWPCGWSIAMAAPPGALPDLQLLALFGAGAFIMRGAGCVINDMWDQDIDGMVTRTKDRPLVTGEISPLQSLIFLGSQLTLGLLVLLQLNLYSIILGASSLVLVILYPVMKRVTYWPQLILGMTFNWGALLGWSAVHGSCDWLICLPLYISGVCWTLLYDTIYAHQDKMDDIIIGIKSTALKFGNKTKTYLSGFSAVMITGLILSGVLVSQTWPYYTAVGLVGTHLTNQIYNLNINNPADCAKRFISNHRIGMILFAGIVLGNFMKDSKHKKDASVAQKLRKESTTTEQQQH; encoded by the exons ATGATAACAGTGCGGTGGTGTCAACACTTATTTCGTACTGGAAAATGTTTAACATCTTATATTCAATCTAGTCAAAGCAGATGTGTcattaatcaattatattctTGCAATAAAATTCATGTTTCATCTTTTACACAGGAGAAACAGAATGccgaaaattacaaaatatccACGCAAGACGTGCTAAAGCCTGTTAAACTTTTATTAGATGAAACAACACACTTAAAAGCAGCAAATGTACAGTCACAACAGAAAAATGCGACATTTGCTGCAAAAATAGTTAATAATTCTCCACCTCAAATACGACCATACTTGAAGCTAATAAGAATGGATAAACCAATAG GATCTTGGCTATTGTTCTGGCCCTGTGGTTGGAGTATAGCCATGGCAGCACCACCAGGTGCACTACCAGATCTACAACTTCTAGCTCTTTTTGGAGCAGGTGCATTCATTATGCGTGGTGCAGGATGCGTCATAAATGATATGTGGGATCAAGATATTGATGGAATG GTAACTAGAACAAAAGATAGACCATTGGTTACTGGAGAAATTTCACCTCTACAATCACTGATTTTTCTTGGAAGCCAATTAACTTTGGGATTACTTGTATTGTTACAACTCAATTTATATAGTATTATATTGGGTGCAAGTTCACTAG TTTTAGTAATATTATACCCTGTCATGAAAAGAGTAACCTATTGGCCACAATTAATATTGGGAATGACTTTTAATTGGGGTGCTCTTTTGGGTTGGTCTGCTGTGCATGGATCATGCGATTGGCTTATATGTTTACCTCTTTATATCTCTGGAGTTTGTTGGACACTTTTATATGATACTATATATGCACACCAG GATAAAATGGATGACATTATAATAGGCATAAAGTCAACAGCTTTAAAGTTTGGCAACAAGACAAAAACTTACTTAAGTGGCTTTAGTGCTGTCATGATAACAGGTTTAATTTTATCAGGTGTATTAGTTTCTCAAACTTGGCCATATTATACAGCTGTAGGATTAGTTGGTACTCATCTTACTAATCAG atttataatttaaatattaataatcctGCAGACTGTGCTAAAAGATTCATCTCCAATCACAGAATAGGAATGATTCTATTTGCAGGAATCGTTTTAGGAAATTTCATGAAGGATTCTAAGCATAAAAAGGATGCCAGTGTTGCCCAGAAATTGCGCAAAGAATCTACTACTACTGAACAGCAGCAGCATTAG
- the LOC114875321 gene encoding LOW QUALITY PROTEIN: protein Abitram (The sequence of the model RefSeq protein was modified relative to this genomic sequence to represent the inferred CDS: deleted 1 base in 1 codon), whose translation MNILSDNNEPVTKKAKSSDDIDKVSCNVTDILEENNVNKNSGCQENANLTDNEDEGTALLDNEEDDSLFPFPPDDDITDMLQGVKYDGSFPTITDRYFTPYYKLNVQCLGDDICILMHSNRICMLTLAPSHVVFQSDTQITKIDFKVSDKLDRVLNKVSGKSKHGAQPLQTNSNICIITCSNGQTYKIKCCIIGKLVEVNEALLNNPKLLLEPPHKGGYLAIVLPNIKLLDKMKESLLTQEQYNLKMLEGQNAANHLEMSKICTNSLLNSESEIINNDSPMRCSENLDTVQKC comes from the exons ATGAATATTCTATCAGACAACAATGAACCAGTTACAAAAAAGGCAAAATCTTCTGATGATATAGATAAAGTTTCATGTAATGTGACAGACAttttagaagaaaataatgtaaataagaATTCTGGATGTCAAGAAAATGCTAATTTAACAGACAATGAGGATGAAGGAACAGCATTATTAGATAATGAAGAGGATGATAGTCTATTCCCATTTCCTCCAGATGATGATATTACAGACATGTTACAAGGAGTAAAATATGATGGATCTTTTCCTACAATTACAGATAGATATTTTACTCCCTACtataaattaaatgtacaatgtCTTGGTGAtgatatttgtattttaatgCATAGTAATCGTATTTGTATGCTTACTCTGGCTCCAAGTCATGTGGTT TTTCAAAGTGACAcacaaataacaaaaatagaCTTTAAAGTTAGTGATAAACTAGATAGAGTTTTAAATAAAGTGTCAGGTAAGAGTAAGCATGGTGCACAACCTCTGCAAACTAATTCCAACATTTGTATAATTACTTGTTCAAATGGACaaacatataaaataaaatgttgtaTAATTGGAAAATTGGTGGAAGTAAATGAAGCATTATTAAATAATCCAAAACTTTTATTGGAACCTCCACACAAAGGAGGATACTTAGCTATAGTACTTCCAAACATAAAACTTTTAGATAAAATGAAGGAATCCTTATTAACTCAAGAACAATATAACTTGAAAATGTTAGAGGGTCAAAATGCTGCTAACCATTTGGAAATGTCTAAAATATGTACAAATAGTTTGTTAAACAGTGAATCAgagataataaataatgatagtCCAATGAGGTGTAGTGAAAATCTTGATACAGTACAAAAATGTTAA